A stretch of the Limisphaera ngatamarikiensis genome encodes the following:
- a CDS encoding bifunctional heptose 7-phosphate kinase/heptose 1-phosphate adenyltransferase gives MREALSPDRIRELGRRYGKLRVAVVGDFALDRYLEIDPGLRERSLETGLPVYNVVRVRAQPGAAGTVVNNLVAAGVGSVFPVGFCGADGEGYELRRALAALPGVRLDGFLETADRRTFTYTKPLVVEAGRPPRELNRLDMKNWTPTPRRVREALAGRVRELAPQMDAVIVLHQVDRPGTGVVGSEVLRAVEAAVLQEPELLVLADSRTGMRGFPRVMWKMNLRELGLTLGRQRRLSGGRALVEAQRLAGRNGQPVVVTLGEEGLLGAWPTGEAWTVPALPVDGPIDVVGAGDAVSAHLVAALAAGALPWEALQMANAAAAVVIRKLGTTGTATLGEVERRLCRGRSPSRD, from the coding sequence ATGAGGGAGGCACTTTCGCCGGATCGGATTCGCGAACTGGGTCGGCGGTATGGGAAGCTGCGGGTGGCGGTGGTGGGGGATTTTGCGCTGGACCGGTACCTGGAGATTGACCCAGGGTTGCGGGAGCGTTCGTTGGAGACCGGTCTGCCGGTTTACAATGTGGTTCGTGTGCGGGCGCAGCCCGGGGCGGCGGGCACGGTGGTGAACAATCTGGTGGCTGCGGGTGTGGGGTCGGTGTTTCCGGTGGGGTTTTGCGGTGCAGATGGGGAAGGGTATGAGTTGCGGCGGGCCCTGGCGGCGCTGCCCGGCGTTCGGTTGGACGGGTTTTTGGAGACGGCGGACCGCAGGACGTTTACCTACACGAAGCCCCTGGTGGTGGAGGCGGGTCGGCCGCCGCGGGAGTTGAACCGGTTGGACATGAAGAATTGGACGCCGACGCCACGGCGGGTGCGGGAGGCGCTGGCGGGGCGGGTGCGGGAGTTGGCGCCGCAGATGGACGCGGTGATTGTGCTGCATCAGGTGGACCGGCCCGGGACGGGTGTGGTGGGGTCGGAGGTGTTGCGGGCGGTGGAGGCGGCGGTGTTGCAGGAGCCGGAGTTGTTGGTGTTGGCGGATAGTCGGACCGGCATGCGCGGCTTTCCGCGGGTGATGTGGAAGATGAACCTGCGCGAACTGGGGCTGACGCTGGGGAGGCAGCGGCGATTGTCGGGTGGCAGGGCTCTGGTGGAGGCGCAGCGGTTGGCCGGCCGGAATGGTCAGCCGGTGGTGGTGACACTGGGGGAAGAAGGTCTTTTGGGTGCGTGGCCCACGGGCGAGGCCTGGACCGTTCCTGCGCTTCCGGTGGACGGACCGATTGACGTGGTGGGGGCGGGTGACGCGGTGAGTGCGCATTTGGTGGCCGCGCTGGCGGCGGGGGCGCTGCCGTGGGAGGCGCTGCAGATGGCGAATGCTGCGGCCGCGGTGGTGATCCGGAAACTGGGCACGACCGGCACCGCCACCCTGGGGGAGGTGGAGCGGCGTTTGTGTCGTGGGAGGTCGCCGTCGCGGGATTGA
- a CDS encoding 4-alpha-glucanotransferase, translating into MRLVVEHRYGGILIPVFAIRTSADLGIGDTAGVCALLDWCAAHGVRILQTLPIQELGPDYSPYNAVSARALEFGLLDVRPESLPDLDPGVYAAVLAEEDVDSLRAGSVDYEGVRALKARLLEEAFRSFEAREVGAETDRALAFRAFVERESDWLEDYTLFRVLMEENGGSPAWEDWPAEHRSPERARRWWESLGGPRRQALEERRQFHAYVQWLAHEQWGRVRETAEARGVALMGDMPYGVSRASVDVWARQHLFDLEWSGGAPPEYTFRGDPFVEKWGQNWGIPNYRWEEHQREGFAWWRDRVRHLTRFFHAYRIDHVLGFFRIYSFPWKPDRNDEFVDLSPEEVARRTGGRLPGFLPHADDTPEHRAANQAHGERLLRMLQEASGEAAIVAEDLGWVPEYVPETLQRLGIPGFRIPMFCREADGRYADPRGYPRLSLVQPATHDHPPLAARWIELWRAADAGDGGALKELHHLMEFAGMPGVPPPRAYTPAVQEGLLRAVFRAGSYLAVVLLDDVLALTTRYNRPGTRSEENWTARLPWTVEALGRDPVAVAHGARLRRLLMETGRWGDVPSADSV; encoded by the coding sequence ATGAGGTTGGTTGTGGAACATCGTTACGGAGGGATTCTCATCCCTGTGTTTGCCATTCGAACTTCGGCGGACCTTGGCATTGGTGACACGGCCGGGGTTTGTGCGCTTCTGGACTGGTGCGCGGCGCACGGGGTACGGATCCTGCAGACCTTGCCGATCCAGGAACTGGGCCCGGATTACAGTCCCTACAATGCCGTCAGCGCGCGGGCACTGGAGTTTGGCCTGTTGGATGTACGGCCGGAATCGCTGCCGGACCTGGACCCGGGCGTGTATGCGGCGGTCCTGGCCGAGGAGGACGTGGACTCGTTGCGTGCGGGTTCCGTGGACTATGAGGGGGTTCGTGCGTTGAAGGCTCGTTTGCTGGAGGAAGCCTTTCGGAGTTTCGAAGCGCGGGAGGTTGGGGCGGAGACGGACCGGGCACTTGCGTTTCGGGCGTTTGTGGAGCGGGAGTCGGATTGGCTGGAGGATTACACGTTATTCCGCGTGTTGATGGAGGAGAATGGGGGTTCACCGGCGTGGGAGGATTGGCCGGCGGAGCACCGCAGTCCGGAGCGGGCCCGGCGGTGGTGGGAGAGTTTGGGTGGTCCGCGGCGGCAGGCGTTGGAGGAGCGGCGGCAGTTTCATGCTTACGTGCAATGGCTGGCGCATGAGCAATGGGGACGGGTACGGGAGACGGCGGAGGCTCGGGGCGTGGCGTTGATGGGGGACATGCCCTACGGGGTATCGCGGGCCAGTGTGGACGTGTGGGCCCGGCAACACTTGTTTGACCTGGAATGGTCGGGCGGGGCACCGCCGGAGTACACGTTTCGGGGGGACCCGTTTGTGGAGAAGTGGGGGCAGAACTGGGGCATTCCGAACTACCGCTGGGAGGAGCACCAGAGGGAAGGCTTTGCCTGGTGGCGCGATCGTGTTCGGCATTTGACGCGGTTTTTTCACGCCTACCGGATTGATCACGTGCTGGGTTTTTTTCGGATCTATTCGTTTCCGTGGAAGCCGGACCGGAACGATGAGTTTGTGGACCTTTCGCCGGAGGAGGTGGCGCGTCGGACCGGCGGGCGGCTACCGGGGTTTCTGCCCCATGCGGATGACACGCCGGAGCATCGGGCGGCAAATCAGGCGCACGGGGAACGGCTGCTGCGGATGCTGCAGGAGGCCTCGGGCGAGGCCGCGATAGTGGCGGAGGACCTGGGTTGGGTGCCGGAGTACGTGCCGGAGACACTGCAGCGGCTGGGCATTCCGGGGTTTCGGATTCCGATGTTTTGCCGGGAAGCGGATGGGCGGTACGCGGATCCGCGGGGCTATCCCCGGTTGTCGTTGGTGCAGCCGGCGACCCACGATCACCCGCCCCTGGCGGCGCGATGGATTGAGCTTTGGCGGGCGGCGGATGCGGGGGACGGCGGTGCTCTGAAGGAGCTGCATCATTTGATGGAATTTGCCGGCATGCCGGGAGTTCCGCCGCCCCGGGCGTATACGCCGGCGGTTCAGGAGGGTCTGTTGCGCGCGGTGTTTCGGGCCGGGTCGTATTTGGCGGTGGTGTTATTGGATGACGTGCTGGCATTGACGACCCGGTACAACCGTCCGGGAACACGATCGGAGGAGAACTGGACGGCGCGGTTACCCTGGACGGTGGAGGCGCTGGGGCGGGATCCGGTCGCGGTGGCGCATGGGGCGCGGCTGCGTCGATTGCTGATGGAGACGGGTCGGTGGGGCGACGTGCCGTCGGCCGATTCCGTGTAG
- a CDS encoding MFS transporter — MASARDSDSVRKGQAGPVQGVAVAGDAVGRAEGVSAAGDKPSEGGAGVEAFPAGLRYAYLFAWFNALSYQVVLGSPMILYAKSLGASATVLGVIAGMMPLLVILQIPAAAHIPRIGYRRFVLSGWSIRVMFILGMAWLPLLGGVLDARNQLALLLFLLFGFNLSRGISSCAWLPWITALVPAGLRGRYLARDAAIQNLAGMLTFWIAALLLGGAGQAWRFGLLFAFSAVMGGLSLVFLKRIPDVPVGVEPRGGAGPVPWMAMLRHPPFGRLLQVVVAWSVAYGGMTAFTVAFLKSSLGFTEGDVLWVTSLSFVGGLSSLWFLGSRLDHLGSRPVIQFCGLGWLGVVAGWLLLAGGVKNPSMGVVLGLQFLMGLLAALVQMAHTRLAMAVIPVMGRNHFFALYSVANNVTLGLAPIGWGLWIDAVGGRTWRWLGVEWNRFSLFYAAVGVAFVVLVLLTRRLIEPRAVSMEALLREILIESPQRFWFRFWPRS; from the coding sequence ATGGCAAGCGCTCGGGATTCAGACTCTGTTCGGAAGGGACAGGCGGGGCCGGTGCAGGGGGTGGCTGTGGCCGGCGACGCGGTTGGCAGGGCTGAAGGGGTGAGCGCCGCCGGGGACAAACCCTCGGAAGGAGGAGCGGGTGTCGAGGCGTTCCCGGCCGGGCTGCGTTACGCGTACCTGTTTGCCTGGTTCAATGCCCTTTCCTATCAGGTGGTGCTGGGCAGCCCGATGATTTTGTATGCGAAGTCGTTGGGGGCGAGTGCGACGGTCTTGGGTGTGATTGCCGGAATGATGCCGTTGCTGGTGATTCTGCAGATTCCGGCGGCGGCGCACATCCCGCGGATTGGCTACCGGCGTTTTGTACTGAGCGGGTGGAGCATTCGGGTGATGTTCATCCTGGGGATGGCGTGGTTGCCGCTGCTGGGGGGTGTGCTGGACGCGCGCAATCAGCTGGCGCTGCTGTTGTTTTTGTTGTTCGGGTTCAACTTGTCGCGCGGGATTTCGAGTTGTGCGTGGTTGCCATGGATCACGGCGCTGGTTCCGGCGGGTTTGCGAGGGCGATACCTGGCCCGGGACGCGGCGATTCAGAATCTGGCCGGGATGTTGACGTTTTGGATTGCGGCGTTGCTTCTGGGGGGAGCGGGGCAGGCGTGGCGGTTTGGGTTGTTGTTTGCCTTTAGTGCGGTGATGGGTGGGTTGAGCCTGGTGTTTTTGAAGCGGATCCCCGACGTGCCCGTGGGGGTGGAGCCTCGCGGCGGAGCGGGGCCGGTTCCCTGGATGGCGATGTTGCGGCATCCGCCCTTTGGGCGGCTGCTGCAGGTGGTGGTGGCATGGTCGGTGGCCTACGGCGGGATGACGGCGTTTACGGTGGCGTTTCTCAAGTCGAGCCTTGGATTTACCGAGGGGGACGTGTTGTGGGTGACGTCGCTATCGTTTGTGGGGGGGCTGAGCAGTTTGTGGTTTTTGGGGTCGCGGCTGGACCATTTGGGGAGTCGTCCCGTGATTCAATTTTGCGGGCTGGGTTGGCTCGGTGTGGTGGCCGGGTGGCTGTTGTTGGCCGGCGGTGTGAAGAATCCGTCGATGGGTGTGGTATTGGGGCTGCAGTTTCTGATGGGCCTGTTGGCGGCGCTGGTGCAGATGGCGCACACGCGGCTGGCGATGGCGGTGATTCCGGTGATGGGCCGGAACCATTTCTTTGCGCTGTATTCGGTGGCCAACAACGTGACATTGGGCCTGGCACCGATTGGTTGGGGGTTGTGGATTGATGCGGTCGGTGGGCGGACCTGGCGGTGGCTGGGTGTGGAATGGAACCGGTTCAGTCTGTTTTATGCGGCGGTGGGTGTGGCTTTTGTGGTGTTGGTGTTGTTGACGCGCCGGTTGATTGAGCCGCGAGCGGTGAGCATGGAGGCCCTGCTGCGGGAGATTCTGATCGAGTCGCCCCAGCGGTTTTGGTTTCGGTTTTGGCCCCGGTCCTGA
- a CDS encoding glycoside hydrolase family 97 protein gives MNATPHTARPTSRLSPVPTLLVAILLPLSDPAAGSEGVWTLTDPSQTVRFHLSTNSQGWLTWSVEAHQRQVLLPATLGLQIDGTNLACGIVTGPVHQSRHYEEFDWLGARNRVTNDCYGYEIPIRSGPALTWTLEVRVFRDAIAFRYLVPAGAGTRHVQGEFTTFQLPPDARLWLQTNLANHEGIFHSLSASGLPSQPGLRMGLPVTAELTQNTTLLISEARLLDYSGMALESAGPGRLRAVFPHDPEGWRWQGAIVSPWRVVIIATNLDQLVNSDVLPALCDPPDPELFPQGARTPWLRPGRAPCTWMVFGNGGARWDRQKWFVDTAAALGCEYLLVDAGWQTDRWGWIEPGTDLWTRVAELCRYAAERNVGILLWHAYPEGRDDGPGLTRPENRETFFRRCAEAGVKGVKIDFFDSESLDTVTAVEDLRRRAAQHRLLINFHGIPKPTGLNRTWPNELTREAVREQEYQLWSSLPLTHYGALPFTRLVVGPADFLPGYVQPHLRKETTLGFQIAATVVFSSPLLCWPDHPEAYLNSPALPFFRQVPTTWDETRVLPESRIGQLVSMARRRGSEWFVAMLNCSHHPITLSLDPRRWSSPNMQCTVYRDTPDRSRIQIESGPAPAQPFQVDLVEGGGALFHFHPPRHWPGWM, from the coding sequence ATGAACGCAACGCCCCACACCGCCCGTCCCACGAGCCGGCTCTCACCCGTCCCCACCCTCCTCGTTGCCATTCTTCTTCCATTGTCCGACCCCGCTGCGGGGTCCGAAGGGGTTTGGACGCTGACCGATCCTTCTCAAACCGTCAGGTTCCACCTCAGCACGAATTCACAGGGATGGTTGACCTGGTCGGTCGAGGCTCATCAACGGCAGGTCTTGCTCCCCGCAACCCTGGGACTTCAAATCGACGGCACAAATCTGGCCTGCGGGATCGTCACAGGGCCGGTCCACCAAAGCCGTCACTACGAGGAATTCGATTGGTTGGGCGCCAGAAACCGGGTCACCAATGACTGTTACGGGTACGAAATCCCCATTCGGTCCGGCCCCGCATTGACCTGGACCCTCGAGGTCCGTGTCTTCCGCGACGCCATCGCCTTTCGATACCTCGTGCCCGCAGGAGCCGGCACGCGCCATGTTCAGGGCGAATTCACCACGTTCCAACTGCCACCCGACGCCCGGCTCTGGTTGCAAACCAACCTGGCCAACCACGAGGGCATCTTCCACAGCCTATCCGCCTCCGGGTTGCCATCCCAACCCGGGCTCCGCATGGGTCTGCCCGTCACCGCCGAGTTGACGCAAAACACCACACTCCTCATCTCCGAAGCGCGCCTCCTCGACTACAGTGGCATGGCCCTGGAAAGCGCAGGGCCCGGCCGGCTCCGCGCCGTGTTCCCTCACGACCCTGAAGGCTGGCGGTGGCAGGGAGCCATCGTCTCGCCCTGGCGCGTCGTCATCATCGCCACCAACCTCGATCAACTCGTCAACTCCGACGTCCTCCCCGCCCTGTGCGACCCGCCCGACCCCGAACTCTTCCCCCAGGGCGCCCGCACCCCATGGCTCCGACCGGGTCGCGCCCCCTGCACCTGGATGGTCTTCGGCAACGGCGGCGCGCGCTGGGACCGACAAAAATGGTTCGTCGATACCGCAGCCGCCCTCGGATGCGAGTACCTCCTCGTAGACGCAGGCTGGCAAACCGACCGTTGGGGCTGGATCGAACCCGGCACTGACCTCTGGACCCGCGTGGCCGAGCTCTGCCGATACGCCGCCGAACGTAACGTCGGTATCCTCCTCTGGCACGCGTACCCCGAAGGCCGCGACGACGGTCCCGGACTCACCCGGCCCGAAAACCGCGAAACCTTCTTCCGCCGCTGCGCCGAAGCCGGGGTCAAAGGTGTCAAAATCGATTTCTTCGATTCCGAAAGCCTGGACACCGTCACCGCCGTGGAGGACCTCCGACGGCGCGCCGCTCAACACCGGCTCCTGATCAATTTCCACGGCATCCCCAAACCCACCGGATTGAACCGCACCTGGCCCAACGAGCTCACCCGCGAAGCCGTCCGCGAACAGGAATACCAGCTCTGGTCCAGCCTGCCCCTCACCCACTACGGCGCCCTCCCTTTCACACGCCTCGTCGTGGGCCCCGCCGACTTCCTTCCCGGGTACGTGCAACCCCACCTCCGCAAGGAAACCACCCTCGGATTCCAAATTGCCGCCACCGTGGTCTTCAGCTCCCCACTCCTCTGCTGGCCAGACCATCCCGAGGCCTACCTGAACAGCCCCGCCCTGCCCTTCTTCCGCCAGGTGCCCACCACCTGGGATGAAACCCGCGTACTGCCCGAGTCGCGGATCGGCCAGCTGGTATCCATGGCCCGACGCCGCGGCTCGGAATGGTTCGTCGCCATGCTGAACTGCTCACACCATCCCATAACCCTGTCTCTCGACCCCCGCCGCTGGAGCTCTCCCAACATGCAGTGCACCGTCTACCGCGATACGCCCGACCGATCCCGCATCCAGATCGAATCCGGACCCGCCCCGGCGCAACCTTTCCAGGTGGACCTTGTTGAGGGCGGCGGCGCCCTGTTTCATTTTCATCCGCCCCGGCATTGGCCCGGCTGGATGTGA